The genomic interval TAACCAGATACCATTTTTCCGGCGGCGATACGGGGGTCAGAACCTCCCCCACGCCCTCGGCAAATGCAGCATGCCCATGAATGAAAACAGGGACATCCGCACCTAACGCCAGCCCCAGCTCCGCCAATGCTTTGGCGGATAACCTACTGTTCCACAAATAATTCAGCGCCAGTAATACGGTGGCTGCGTTTGATGAGCCGCCGCCTAAACCGCCACCCATCGGCAGTCTTTTTTCGATGGCGATATCTGCTCCGGCGTAAGGAAGATGGTGCTGCTGACAATGAACCTGTAACAGGCTGGCCGCGCGGACAATCAGGTTTTGTTCATCCGGTACGCCGGCAATGGGGGTGTGCAAAAGGATGCGACAATCCGGTCTGGGGGTGATCGTCAGCGTGTCGCCATACTCCAGAAATTGGAACAGTGTTTGCAGATTGTGATAACCGTCGGCGCGACGCCCGGTGACGTACAGGAACAGATTCAGCTTAGCCGGGGACGGCCATTGCGTGATTGTCGCTTGCATGGGTTATTGTACCGTCCAGTTATCCATTTTCAGTTTGATGCGCTGCTCACCTTGGCTGAGCTCCAGGCTTTGCGGCAAAGGCAGCGCCCCTTCTGTGTAGGACTGGTAACTGACAGACCAGTCCTGATCGCCCTGACGATAACTGGCGCTGCGGAGCAGTGCGTGCTGATCCAGCTCATAGCGCTGTGCGTCGCCCGGTAAGCCCAGCATCCACTGGCGCAGGTTGTCGAGCGGTATAGCCATGCCGGTCAATTGCTGCACCATATACTGGGCATCTTTGCCGACATAACGTTTTCCTTTCCCATCAATAAGTTGCACATTGTCAGGTTGGGATTGCAGCTCAAGCTCGGTACTTCCCAGCGGGCTGGTCAGCAATAGACGGTAGCGCTGCGGCGAGGATTGCTGCCAAAAGAAACGAGCGTACAGCTTTTTCCTATCGGAAATATAGGCGAAGGAGCCGCGGGTTTGATATTGACTCAAATTCTGTACTTTTTGTGCGTGTTCTCGCCACTCGGGGGAGGTCGGGGCTTTACCGGGTTGAGTGGGTTGCATCAGGGAACAGGCCGTCAGAAGAACGCTGGCCAGGGGAAGTAACCGCAGGCAGCGAAAGGATTTTTGGGGCATGTCGATAGGATCCTGTGAAACATTAAGTGGCTACTGCAAGGCGTCACGCTAACGGTGTTGGCAAGGCGCGTCAATCTTTGTTATTGCCGGACGGCAAACCAGCCCTTAGCCCGAACCGGGCGACCGGGTCGCTTTTCTTGCCATCGGGCTTCAAGTAGAATGCGCTTCAGATGAAACCCATACTAACACCGGGATTACTCCGCAAACCATGACCCTGCTTGCGCTTGGTATCAATCATAAAACAGCGCCTGTCTCATTGCGTGAACGAGTGTCGTTTGCGCCGGATACGCTTGGACATGCTTTGCACAGCCTGCTGCAGCAACCGCTGGTTCAGGGCGGCGTACTGCTTTCCACTTGTAATCGCACCGAACTTTATCTCAGCGTCGAGGAAGAGGGCAACCGTCGAGAGCAGCTGATTCGTTGGCTGTGCGAATACCATCAACTGAATCCTGAAGATGTGTGTAAAAGCCTGTACTGGCATGAAGACAATGCGGCGGTCAGCCATTTGATGCGTGTTGCCAGCGGGCTGGATTCGCTGGTGCTTGGCGAACCTCAGATCCTTGGTCAGGTAAAGAAAGCCTTTGCCGATTCCCAGCGCGAACACTCTTTATCCGGCGATCTTGAACGTCTGTTCCAAAAATCGTTTACCGTTGCCAAACGAGTCCGAACTGAAACCGAGATTGGTGCCAGTGCTGTCTCCGTCGCGTTTGCCGCCTGTACGTTGGCCCGACAGATTTTTGAATCTCTGGGGGATGTCAGCGTGTTGCTGGTCGGGGCGGGCGAGACTATCGAACTGGTCGCCCGACATCTGAGCGAACATCGGGTCAAACGTATGGTGATTGCCAACCGCACCCGCGAACGTGCGCAATTGTTGGCCGATGAGGTGGGGGCCGAGGTGATCGCGCTGGCGGAGCTGGATTCTCGGTTGCCGACGGCGGACATCGTGATCAGTTCTACCGCCAGCACCTTGCCTATTATCGGCAAGGGCATGATGGAACGGACGATGAAAGCGCGCCGCAATCAACCGATGCTGATGGTGGATATCGCCGTACCGCGCGATATCGAACCGGAAGTCGGCAAATTGCCCAACATTTATCTCTACAGCGTAGACGATCTGCAGGCCATCATTCAGCATAACCTGGCGCAGCGACAGGCGGCGGCGGTTCAGGCCGAATCTATCGTTCAGCAGGAGAGCGTGGAATTTATGGCCTGGCTGCGGGCTCAGGCGGCGGTTGAAACCATTCGGGATTATCGTTCGCAGGCGGATCAACTGCGTGAAGAGATGACCGCCCGGGCATTGGCTGCGATTCAGAATGGCGGCGACGTGGAAGCGGTGGTGCAGGAGTTGACGCATCGGCTGACTAATCGCCTGATCCACGCTCCTACCAAATCACTTCAGCAGGCCGCGCGTGATGGCGATCTCGATCGTTTACAGATTTTGCGTGACAGCCTTGGGCTGAACTAGCATTCTTTTCCCCCTTTGGATAGAAACAGGACTTAACTGCTCGCATGAAGCCTTCTATTGTTGCCAAACTGGAAGCGTTACAAGAGCGCCATGAAGAAGTACAGGCGCTGCTTGGCGATCCCTCGATTATCTCTGATATGGACCGTTTCCGGATGTTATCCCGCGAATATGCCCAGTTGACCGATATCACGCGCTGTTTTCAGCGCTGGCAACAGGCTCAGGACGATATCGCTACAGCGGAAATGTTGCTTGATGATCCTGAAATGCGCGAAATGGCGCAGGATGAGTTGAAGGAAGCCAGAGAAGCGGGGGATACGCTCGAGCAGCAGTTGAAAGTCCTGCTGTTGCCGCGTGATCCGGATGATGAACGCGGCTGCTTCCTGGAGATTCGCGCCGGAACCGGCGGTGATGAGGCGGCATTGTTTGCCGGCGACTTGTTCCGCATGTACAGCCGTTATGCTGAATCGCGTCGCTGGCGGGTTGAGATGGTAAGCGCCAGCGATGGCGAGCATGGCGGTTATAAAGAGGTGATCGCCAAAGTGATCGGCGAAGGCGCCTACGGGCAGCTCAAATTTGAATCCGGCGGGCATCGGGTGCAGCGTGTTCCGGCGACGGAATCTCAGGGGCGCATCCATACGTCGGCCTGTACCGTGGCGGTCATGCCGGAAGTGCCGGAGGCTGAACTGCCGGATATCAACCCTGTGGATCTGCGCATCGATACCTTCCGTTCTTCTGGCGCGGGTGGGCAGCATGTCAACACGACCGACTCCGCCATCCGTATTACCCACTTGCCCACCGGCATTGTGGTGGAGTGCCAGGACGAGCGTTCACAGCATAAAAACAAAGCCAAGGCGCTCTCGGTGCTGGCAGCGCGTATTCGTGCGGCGGAAATGCAAAAGCGTCAGCAGGAAGAGGCCTCGACGCGGCGTAACCTGTTGGGCAGCGGCGATCGATCCGACCGTATCCGTACCTATAACTTTCCGCAGGGAAGAGTAACCGATCATCGTATCAACCTGACGCTTTATCGTCTGGATGAAGCGATTGAAGGCAAACTGGATATGCTGATTCAGCCGATCGTTCAGGAGTATCAGGCTGACCAACTGGCGGCGTTGGCCGAACAGGATCAATGAATTATCAACAGTGGCTGCATCAGGCTATCGAGCGACTTCAGGATAGCGACAGCCCCAGGCGGGATGCGGAAATTCTGTTGGGGCATGTGACCGGCAAGCGCCGCACCTTCCTGATCGCGTTTGGTGAAACGTTGTTAAGCGACGATCAGCAACAAATGCTTGAAGGGTTGCTGACGCGCAGGTCGGCCGGCGAGCCCATTGCCTATCTGACCGGCGAAAAAGAGTTCTGGTCATTAGCGCTTGAGGTTTCCCCGGCAACGCTTATTCCGCGGCCTGATACGGAGTGTCTGGTCGAGCAAGCGCTGCAACGCCTGCCGCCACAGGCGTTGTCCGTGCTGGATCTGGGGACGGGAACCGGTGCTATTGCGCTGGCGATAGCCAGTGAGCGTCCGGCTTGCGATGTGCTGGGCGTTGATTGTCAGCCCGATGCGGTAACGTTGGCTACGCATAACGCCCGGCGTCTGGGGATCCATAACGTCCGTTTCCTGTTGGGTGATTGGTTTTCTTCGCTGAATGAACAGCGATTCTCGATGATCGTCAGTAATCCCCCCTATATTGATGCCGCCGATCCGCACTTGAATTGCGGCGATGTGCGATATGAGCCGGCAAGTGCACTGGTGGCCGGTGAACACGGCCTGGCTGATTTGCGTCATATCGTGCAATATTCGCGACATTTCCTGTTAGATGGCGGGTGGTTGCTGTTGGAACATGGTTGGCTGCAAGGCGAAAGCGTGCGTGAGCTTTTCTGGCAGTATGGTTTTTCACAGGTAGAAACGTGTCGTGACTATGGCGGTAACGAGCGGGTATCGCTGGGAATGTGGGCGCATCCGGCTTGAACATGATCAAGCCCGACCGGTCGGCTTGTTTGAGCGGGATCACAGGGAAGAACGTCGGTGGCGGCTATCTGCCGCCAGGGCATGGAAAGCAGGCTGACGAAAAAAAGGTTTAGCATTATTATCTATACCCGCCGCGCTGGGGTCTGTAAAACAGCGGTTTTGCCCATAAAGGCGTGGCGAGGACGTTGTTGGTTGGCCTGAATATGTCTTCAGGTTTCACCGCCTGAGTTTTTGCTGATGGATTAATTATGAGTTCTATTGCTGATTTTGAGTTCAACCAATCACCGTTAAGCGAAGGTGTGGTTCTGGTATCCCAGTCGATACGTCGGGATTTCTCTTCCGAAAGCGTAAAACGTCATCTTCAGCAACTCGTTGAGGAGGCCCGTGCGACGATTTCCACCGAACTTGAACAAGATCAGCAGCTTGAGCAGCTTATTGAGCTGTTCTTTCACACCTGGGGCTTTGGCGGCGCCAGCGGGGTATACCGACTTTCGGATGTGCTTTGGCTGGATAAAGTGCTGGAGTCACGACAGGGTATGCCGGTTTCATTGGGGGTTATCTTTCTGCATATTGCACATCAGTTAGAGTTGCCGCTGATGCCGGTGATTTTTCCTACGCAGTTGATTCTTCGGGCCGATTGGCTGGACGGTGAAATGTGGCTGATCAATCCGCTGAATGGCGATTCGCTGGACGAACATGTGCTGGATGTCTGGCTAAAAGGAAATCTTGGCTTGTCTGCCAGCCTGGCGGATGAAGATCTGGATGAAGCCGAAAATGTCATGATTGTCCGCAAGTTGTTGGATACGTTGAAGATCGCGTTGATGGAAGAAAAACAGATGGAACTTGCATTACGTGCCAGCGAGACGGTGTTGCAGTTCGATCCGGAAGACCCTTACGAGATTCGTGACCGCGGGCTGATTTACGCCCAGCTTGATTGTGACCATATCGCATTGTCTGATTTGAATTATTTTGTCGAGCAATGCCCGGAAGATCCGGTCAGTGAAATGATCAAGGTTCAGATTCACTCCATTGAGCAGAAGCAGATCGTCCTGCATTAACAATGTTTTCTTATTTAATCCGACTAAGGTAATGCTATGAACAACAAAGTGGTTAACGTCGGGGATATCCCGGTTGCCAACCATCTTCCGTTTGTACTGTTTGGCGGTATGAACGTGCTGGAATCGCGTGATCTGGCAATGCGGATTTGTGAACATTATGTAACGGTAACTCAAAAATTGGGGATTCCTTACGTTTTTAAAGCATCCTTTGATAAGGCCAATCGTTCATCAATCCATTCCTACCGCGGCCCGGGTCTGGAAGAGGGGATGAAAATCTTCCAGGAATTAAAACAAACCTTCGGCGTTAAGGTGATTACTGACGTACACGAAGCGTATCAGGCTCAGCCTGTCGCCGATGTGGTTGATGTCATCCAGCTACCGGCGTTTCTGGCGCGCCAGACTGATCTGGTTGAAGCGATGGCGAAGACCGGTGCGGTGATTAACGTTAAAAAGCCGCAATTTATCAGCCCAGGACAGATGGGCAATATCGTCGATAAATTCCGTGAAGGCGGCAATGAAAATGTGATTTTGTGCGATCGCGGTACTAATTTCGGTTACGACAATCTGGTCGTTGATATGCTGGGTTTCAACGTGATGAAGCAGGCATCTCATGGATTGCCGGTTATTTTTGACGTGACTCATGCCTTACAGTGTCGCGATCCTTTCGGTGCGGCATCCGGTGGTCGCCGTGCTCAGGTTACGGAGCTGGCGCGTGCGGGAATGGCGGTAGGGCTGGCCGGCCTGTTCATTGAAGCGCACCCGGAACCCAATAGCGCCAGGTGTGACGGCCCGTCCGCGTTGCCGCTTAATAAGCTGGAGCCGTTCCTGGCGCAGATGAAAGCGATTGATGAACTGGTAAAAAGTTTCCCTGAGTTGGATACCAGCAATTAATGCTGGATTGCCGCCATAAAAAACCCGCTGGATAGCGGGTTTTTTACATCAGTATCCGGCTGCAACGTTATCACGTGATGCCGACCTACACATCAGTTCGAGTTCGGTCGGCATCATTATTGCTGTCGGTCGTATTTACACATTATTTGTACAGGTCTGCACTGATCGTGTAGCGCTCGCCGTTTTCCTGCCAGCGTTTGGTAATGTGGTAAAACTTAGCGCCTTTCTCTGCCGCTTTTTTGGCCACAGCTTCCGAGATATCTGTCGGGCTGCTGAACGAATCGCGGATGGTGATCGAATCGAATGGGGCCATTTGGGCGGCAGTTGTATTATTCAACTCTTCAATTTTTTTACCGTCAGGAAGCGTGACGGAGTAACGCGGCCCGTTACTGGCGAAGAAACTACTGAGTTTGCTGCTTAGCGAGGATGAGGTGGCTACGCCAGGGATCTCAACATTCGCCGCAGCCGTGCCGCCAGCCGCCATCGCGGCCTTACCGGCGTCAGAATTGGCCGGAATGGCATCTGGGCTTTGAACCTGGCGTTTGGGCGCGTCTTTTTTGAACAAGAATGCGGTGGCGGATTGGGTTGAACCGTTGGAGTTAATATCCGCCTGGCGGGCGATGAAGAAGGAGTAAGCGCCTTTCCGTCTGGCTTCCTGACCGATTTCTTCCTTGATCTCTAACTGAGTGCCGAACGCGCCGGTAACTGTTACCAGATCATAGGGTTCCAGACGAACCGCTTCATCTTTTGATAACTCTTTTACGCCGCTGAATTCACGGTATGTTGTGTCTTTGGTGGCTGCCGGCGCATCTTTTTTATAGAGATCGATGGTGACTGCCCAGCGGCCGCCGTTAACTTCGGATGTGCTTTGGATATAGAAGGCCGCGGCGCCCCGGGCATCGGCTTGTCGGGATGCATCGTTAGCCGCTTCATAAATAGCATCGTAGCGACCATAAAAAGTGATGCGGTCGAAGGGTTTCAGTGATTCTGCTTTTTGAGGAGTAAGTTCCTGCGCTGCCTGCGTGGAAAACGCTACTATTGATAGGAGTGTTGATGCAAAAACGCGATTTTTCAGCTTCATAAAAAATCCTTTCGCCTGACGCAATACGGTGAATACGTACAAAGCCGTCTTATTTGGTAGCCGCTGATTATGGCACGGAATATCCGGCGGCGCTCCAGCATTTTGAATCGAAACCGCATCACGGGGAACGCAAGACACTATGCTGTGAATTACCTGAGTTAATAACATATTCCGCATCATGAAGAATATTTATTAACATCCTAATTTTTAACAAATTAGTAACGAAATTTTTGTGAAGTAGGTTTAAATATTCCAGTGGTAATAATGCTAAGAAAGTTTATTTAAACTGCGATATATAACCACGAATTGGTGTTGTTGCCTGCCATAACTCCGTTTTATGACTAAATGTTTTTACATGTGGATCATAAATTACATTTTCAGTAGGTTATAACGTGATTGGCCGTAGAAACAGAATGCGTATCTGTAGTACGGCAAATCATTTACATGGTGAATTGGCAATAAGAACCTTCGTGACAACGAAAAGGGACTCATAATGCGTATTGGTGTACCGAAAGAACGGCTGGCCAATGAAGCCCGTGTCGCAGCGACGCCGAAAACGGTGGAGCAGCTGTTGAAACTGGGTTTCGAGGTCGCTATTGAACGCGGGGCTGGGAAATTGGCCAGCTTTGATGATGCTGCGTATGAACAGGCCGGCGCGACGATTGAGGATACGGCGACTGTCTGGCAGAGCGATATCATCCTCAAAGTGAACGCGCCTCTGGATGATGAGGTGGAATTGACTCGGGCTGGCAGCACGCTGGTCAGCTTTATCTGGCCTGCGCAGAATCCGGCGTTGCTGGAAACATTGGCTGCACGTCAGATTACTGTACTGGCAATGGATGCTGTGCCTCGTATTTCCCGCGCTCAGTCTATGGATGCATTGAGCTCTATGGCGAATATCGCCGGTTATCGCGCGATTGTAGAGGCCGCCCATGAGTTTGGCCGTTTCTTTACCGGGCAAATCACTGCTGCGGGTAAAGTGCCTCCGGCCAAAGTGATGATCATTGGCGCCGGCGTGGCCGGTCTGGCGGCTGTTGGCGCTGCCGGCAGCCTGGGTGCCATTGTCCGCGCATTCGATACCCGTCCTGAAGTGAAAGAACAGGTGCGTAGTATGGGCGCCGAGTTTCTGGAACTGGATTTTGAAGAAGAAGCCGGTAGCGGCGATGGCTACGCCAAAGTCATGTCTGAAGCCTTTATCAACGCTGAAATGGCACTGTTTGCTGCGCAGGCTAAAGAGGTCGATATCATCGTCACCACGGCGTTGATTCCAGGTAAACCGGCTCCGCGTCTGATTACGCGCGAGATGGTAGAAAGCATGAAGCCGGGGAGTGTGATTGTCGATTTGGCTGCACAGACCGGTGGAAACTGCGAGTTAACCGTGGCTGATCAGGTAACGGTGACGGAAAACGGGGTGAGAATCATCGGGTATACCGATCTACCCAGCCGTCTGCCTACGCAGTCCTCACAACTGTATGGCACCAATCTGGTTAACCTGCTCAAACTGTTGTGTAAAGAGAAAAACGGCGAGATCGATATCGATTTCGACGATACCGTCATTCGCGGCGTTACTGTGATTCGTAACGGTGAATTGACCTGGCCGGCACCGCCGATCCAGGTGTCCGCCCAGCCTCAGCAGGCAAAACCTGCGGCCGCCGCTGCGCAAGCCGAGGAAAAGCCCGCATCGCCGTTGAGAAAGTTCATCTTTATGGCTATCGCCATCGTTCTGTTCGGCTGGCTGGCGAATGTCGCCCCCAAAGAGTTCCTGTCGCATTTTACCGTGTTCGCGTTGTCATGCGTGGTCGGTTACTACGTGGTGTGGAATGTCAGTCATGCATTACATACGCCGTTGATGTCTGTCACCAACGCGATTTCCGGGATTATCGTGGTGGGCGCGTTGTTGCAGATAGGGCATGGTGGATGGGTGTCGTTCTTCTCGTTCATCGCGGTGCTGATTGCCAGCATCAATATCTTCGGTGGTTTCACCGTAACTCAGCGCATGCTGAAGATGTTTCGCAAGAATTAAGGGGTAGCCGATGTCTGGTGGATTAGTAACGGCGGCATACATCGTTGCTGCTATTTTGTTTATTTTCAGTCTTGCCGGCTTATCCAAACATGAAACATCCCGGCAGGGAAATATCTTTGGCGTCAGTGGGATGACTATTGCGCTGCTGGCGACGATCCTGGGGCCGAACGCCGGCAGCGTAGGCTGGATTATCGTCGCCATGGCGATTGGCGGCGCAGTCGGCGTTCACCTGGCACGTAAGGTTGAAATGACCGAAATGCCGGAGCTGGTCGCTATCCTGCATAGTTTTGTCGGTTTAGCTGCGGTGTTGGTGGGTTTTAACAGTTTCATTGATGAAAGCGACATCACTGATCGGATCATGGTGAATATTCACCTGACCGAAGTTTTTCTCGGTATTTTCATCGGTGCAGTGACTTTTACCGGCTCCATCGTCGCGTTCGGCAAACTACGCGGGTTGCTTTCTTCCAAGCCGCTGATGCTGCCGAACCGTCACAAAATGAATCTGGCGGCGCTGGTATTGTCATTCCTGTTGCTGCTGGTGTTCGTTAAAACCAACAGCGTCGGCATGCAGTTCTTTGCGTTGTTGCTGATGACGTTGATTGCGCTGGCGTTCGGCTGGCATCTGGTGGCCTCCATTGGTGGGGCGGACATGCCGGTCGTGGTTTCCATGCTCAACTCCTATTCGGGGTGGGCCGCGGCCGCGGCGGGTTTCATGCTGAGCAACGACCTGCTGATCGTAACGGGGGCGTTGGTGGGCTCGTCAGGGGCGATCCTGTCCTACATCATGTGCAAGGCGATGAACCGTTCGTTTATCAGCGTGATTGCGGGGGGATTCGGTACGGACGGCTCCTCGTCCGGCAGCAGTGAGGAAGTCGGCGAATACCGCGAAACGACGGCGGAAGAAGTGGCTGAACTGCTGAAGGGCTCCAGTTCCGTGATCATTACTCCCGGGTACGGCATGGCGGTTGCCCAGGCGCAATATCCGGTGCACGACATTACGGCCAAGCTGCGCGCCCGAGGCGTGAATGTCCGTTTTGGCATCCATCCCGTGGCGGGGCGGCTGCCTGGACATATGAACGTGTTGCTGGCGGAAGCGAAAGTGCCTTATGACGTTGTGCTGGAGATGGATGAGATCAACGACGATTTCGCTGATACCGATACCGTACTGGTTATCGGCGCCAATGATACGGTGAACCCTGCTGCACAGGAGGATCCGCATAGCCCCATCGCCGGCATGCCGGTACTGGAAGTCTGGAAAGCCCAGAACGTTATCGTGTTCAAGCGTTCCATGAACACCGGCTATGCTGGGGTACAAAATCCGTTGTTCTTTAAAGAGAACACCCAAATGCTGTTTGGCGATGCTAAAGACAGCGTCGAAGCAATTCTCAAAGCGTTGTAACGGGTCGGCGGGTATATAAAAACATGGCAGGGGGCGGAAGCCCCCTGTTTTTTTGTCTTAATCAGCTGTTTTCAGTTGGTGAGTCACCTTGCTGGGTGACGGGGGAAACAAAATCGTCCGGCTTGATGGCCAACAGGTCGCATTTCAGATGGTCGATCACATGTTCTACCGTATTGCCGATGAACGCCGCCGACAGACCGGTACGCCCCAATGAGCCGAGAACGACGACGCCGGCTTGCAGGTGTTCCGCCAGATCGGGAATGACTTCTTCGGGCAACCCTTTCTCGACATGCGTAAACCGTTCATCCAGATTGAATTTCTGCCGCAACGATTTCATGGCCAACAGGTGCTGACCACGAATAGCGTCGTTGTATACGCCTGGGTCGAAATCCGGTAATTCGATGGCAATGTTGATTGGCGTGACGGGATAGGCTCCCACCAAGTGGACTTCCGTCTGATTGACCTGCTTGGCCAAATCGATGGCTTCCGAGACCAATTTGATATTCAGTGGGTCGTGATAAGGATCCTCGCTGGCCAGGTTGACGGCAACTAGAGCACGGCTATTCTCAGGCCATGGTTGATCTTTTACCATCCAGACCGGACACGGGCATTTACGCAGTAACTGCCAGTCCGTCGGCGTGAAAATCACCGCCTCGAGACGATCATGCTGGTGAGCCATTTTCAGCAACAGGTCGTGATTCCCGGCAATGACCTCCTGAATAAGGGCCTCATAAGGCTTGTTGTGCCAGACCACTTTGATATCAATCGGAATGCCGGCCTCAAGATAGTATTTGCACTGCTCTTCAATCCACTCTTTACGCTGTTCGATGACGCCTTTTCTCATCTCGGTACGTTCGTCCGGGGAGAGTAAGGTGGTCATTTCATAGGAAAAATCATAGATGGGCAGAAAAGCCTTGATTCGGCCGCCAATGCGTTGAACCAGATAGGCCGCTCGCCGCAGTGCGGGCTGGTCATCCTGATTCGGGTCAATAGCTACCAGTATGTTCTGATACTTCGCCATAGCTCCTCCTGTCGACAGGCAACAGTCTACAACCTGCCTGTTAAGAGTACCGCAACGAAATCAATTTGGACAACTGGGGATGAGAACCGGATCAATAATTTGGTGTCGTCATTGATCCGGCAATGGGATTAGGCTTTGTTTTTGGTGGTGCCGGCAAGTTCTGCAAGCGCATCAATGTTTTCGATGGTGATGTATTTGCCTTTTACGGCGAGGATGCCACCTTTCTGGAAAC from Musicola paradisiaca NCPPB 2511 carries:
- the ispE gene encoding 4-(cytidine 5'-diphospho)-2-C-methyl-D-erythritol kinase, which codes for MQATITQWPSPAKLNLFLYVTGRRADGYHNLQTLFQFLEYGDTLTITPRPDCRILLHTPIAGVPDEQNLIVRAASLLQVHCQQHHLPYAGADIAIEKRLPMGGGLGGGSSNAATVLLALNYLWNSRLSAKALAELGLALGADVPVFIHGHAAFAEGVGEVLTPVSPPEKWYLVIHPGVHISTPLIFKDQDLKRNTPVMPLDRLLTQPFRNDCETVVRKRFRKVEELLLWLLEYAPARLTGTGACVFAEFDTESAARQVLDRVPERMTGFVARGANISPLQQLLSGLSEGA
- the lolB gene encoding lipoprotein insertase outer membrane protein LolB, whose protein sequence is MPQKSFRCLRLLPLASVLLTACSLMQPTQPGKAPTSPEWREHAQKVQNLSQYQTRGSFAYISDRKKLYARFFWQQSSPQRYRLLLTSPLGSTELELQSQPDNVQLIDGKGKRYVGKDAQYMVQQLTGMAIPLDNLRQWMLGLPGDAQRYELDQHALLRSASYRQGDQDWSVSYQSYTEGALPLPQSLELSQGEQRIKLKMDNWTVQ
- the hemA gene encoding glutamyl-tRNA reductase, which codes for MTLLALGINHKTAPVSLRERVSFAPDTLGHALHSLLQQPLVQGGVLLSTCNRTELYLSVEEEGNRREQLIRWLCEYHQLNPEDVCKSLYWHEDNAAVSHLMRVASGLDSLVLGEPQILGQVKKAFADSQREHSLSGDLERLFQKSFTVAKRVRTETEIGASAVSVAFAACTLARQIFESLGDVSVLLVGAGETIELVARHLSEHRVKRMVIANRTRERAQLLADEVGAEVIALAELDSRLPTADIVISSTASTLPIIGKGMMERTMKARRNQPMLMVDIAVPRDIEPEVGKLPNIYLYSVDDLQAIIQHNLAQRQAAAVQAESIVQQESVEFMAWLRAQAAVETIRDYRSQADQLREEMTARALAAIQNGGDVEAVVQELTHRLTNRLIHAPTKSLQQAARDGDLDRLQILRDSLGLN
- the prfA gene encoding peptide chain release factor 1, which codes for MKPSIVAKLEALQERHEEVQALLGDPSIISDMDRFRMLSREYAQLTDITRCFQRWQQAQDDIATAEMLLDDPEMREMAQDELKEAREAGDTLEQQLKVLLLPRDPDDERGCFLEIRAGTGGDEAALFAGDLFRMYSRYAESRRWRVEMVSASDGEHGGYKEVIAKVIGEGAYGQLKFESGGHRVQRVPATESQGRIHTSACTVAVMPEVPEAELPDINPVDLRIDTFRSSGAGGQHVNTTDSAIRITHLPTGIVVECQDERSQHKNKAKALSVLAARIRAAEMQKRQQEEASTRRNLLGSGDRSDRIRTYNFPQGRVTDHRINLTLYRLDEAIEGKLDMLIQPIVQEYQADQLAALAEQDQ
- the prmC gene encoding peptide chain release factor N(5)-glutamine methyltransferase, with product MNYQQWLHQAIERLQDSDSPRRDAEILLGHVTGKRRTFLIAFGETLLSDDQQQMLEGLLTRRSAGEPIAYLTGEKEFWSLALEVSPATLIPRPDTECLVEQALQRLPPQALSVLDLGTGTGAIALAIASERPACDVLGVDCQPDAVTLATHNARRLGIHNVRFLLGDWFSSLNEQRFSMIVSNPPYIDAADPHLNCGDVRYEPASALVAGEHGLADLRHIVQYSRHFLLDGGWLLLEHGWLQGESVRELFWQYGFSQVETCRDYGGNERVSLGMWAHPA
- the sirB1 gene encoding invasion regulator SirB1, with protein sequence MSSIADFEFNQSPLSEGVVLVSQSIRRDFSSESVKRHLQQLVEEARATISTELEQDQQLEQLIELFFHTWGFGGASGVYRLSDVLWLDKVLESRQGMPVSLGVIFLHIAHQLELPLMPVIFPTQLILRADWLDGEMWLINPLNGDSLDEHVLDVWLKGNLGLSASLADEDLDEAENVMIVRKLLDTLKIALMEEKQMELALRASETVLQFDPEDPYEIRDRGLIYAQLDCDHIALSDLNYFVEQCPEDPVSEMIKVQIHSIEQKQIVLH
- the kdsA gene encoding 3-deoxy-8-phosphooctulonate synthase — translated: MNNKVVNVGDIPVANHLPFVLFGGMNVLESRDLAMRICEHYVTVTQKLGIPYVFKASFDKANRSSIHSYRGPGLEEGMKIFQELKQTFGVKVITDVHEAYQAQPVADVVDVIQLPAFLARQTDLVEAMAKTGAVINVKKPQFISPGQMGNIVDKFREGGNENVILCDRGTNFGYDNLVVDMLGFNVMKQASHGLPVIFDVTHALQCRDPFGAASGGRRAQVTELARAGMAVGLAGLFIEAHPEPNSARCDGPSALPLNKLEPFLAQMKAIDELVKSFPELDTSN
- the ydgH gene encoding DUF1471 family protein YdgH → MKLKNRVFASTLLSIVAFSTQAAQELTPQKAESLKPFDRITFYGRYDAIYEAANDASRQADARGAAAFYIQSTSEVNGGRWAVTIDLYKKDAPAATKDTTYREFSGVKELSKDEAVRLEPYDLVTVTGAFGTQLEIKEEIGQEARRKGAYSFFIARQADINSNGSTQSATAFLFKKDAPKRQVQSPDAIPANSDAGKAAMAAGGTAAANVEIPGVATSSSLSSKLSSFFASNGPRYSVTLPDGKKIEELNNTTAAQMAPFDSITIRDSFSSPTDISEAVAKKAAEKGAKFYHITKRWQENGERYTISADLYK
- the pntA gene encoding Re/Si-specific NAD(P)(+) transhydrogenase subunit alpha produces the protein MRIGVPKERLANEARVAATPKTVEQLLKLGFEVAIERGAGKLASFDDAAYEQAGATIEDTATVWQSDIILKVNAPLDDEVELTRAGSTLVSFIWPAQNPALLETLAARQITVLAMDAVPRISRAQSMDALSSMANIAGYRAIVEAAHEFGRFFTGQITAAGKVPPAKVMIIGAGVAGLAAVGAAGSLGAIVRAFDTRPEVKEQVRSMGAEFLELDFEEEAGSGDGYAKVMSEAFINAEMALFAAQAKEVDIIVTTALIPGKPAPRLITREMVESMKPGSVIVDLAAQTGGNCELTVADQVTVTENGVRIIGYTDLPSRLPTQSSQLYGTNLVNLLKLLCKEKNGEIDIDFDDTVIRGVTVIRNGELTWPAPPIQVSAQPQQAKPAAAAAQAEEKPASPLRKFIFMAIAIVLFGWLANVAPKEFLSHFTVFALSCVVGYYVVWNVSHALHTPLMSVTNAISGIIVVGALLQIGHGGWVSFFSFIAVLIASINIFGGFTVTQRMLKMFRKN